In the genome of Streptomyces sp. NBC_00237, one region contains:
- a CDS encoding CGNR zinc finger domain-containing protein, with amino-acid sequence MKILFSRYATGAGVATGLVNTSAHVRTDIGEVLTGPAELTAFLAEHDVRLDALPPGTPPTDHDLTQVLALREETRGLLEAATEQEVAEGANRLAARATSGLSLLRDADGHWQWHVTTAPGASAADELAALVGTGLLGVLHTLSHDRFRPCASPTCTGLFVDTSKAGRRRYCIPHLCGNRLNVAKHRARQQAAE; translated from the coding sequence GTGAAGATACTCTTTTCCCGTTACGCCACCGGTGCGGGCGTGGCCACCGGCCTCGTCAACACCTCGGCCCACGTCCGCACGGACATCGGTGAAGTCCTCACCGGTCCGGCCGAGTTGACGGCCTTCCTCGCCGAACACGACGTACGACTTGACGCCCTTCCGCCGGGAACACCGCCCACCGACCACGACCTCACCCAAGTCCTGGCGCTCCGCGAGGAAACGCGTGGCCTCCTGGAGGCCGCGACCGAGCAGGAGGTGGCCGAGGGCGCCAACCGTCTCGCCGCCAGGGCCACTTCGGGCCTCTCCCTGCTCCGGGACGCGGACGGCCACTGGCAGTGGCACGTCACCACGGCCCCCGGCGCTTCGGCCGCCGACGAGCTGGCCGCCCTCGTGGGCACCGGCCTGCTGGGCGTCCTGCACACGCTCAGCCACGACCGGTTCCGCCCGTGCGCCTCGCCGACCTGCACGGGCCTGTTCGTCGACACCAGCAAGGCGGGCCGCCGCCGCTACTGCATCCCCCACCTGTGCGGCAACCGCCTGAACGTCGCGAAGCACCGGGCACGCCAACAGGCAGCCGAATAA
- the cutA gene encoding divalent-cation tolerance protein CutA, with translation MTTPYSGAYAVLTTTTDSEAKADELAARVIDERLAACAQVYPVHSVYRWEGKVERAREWRVDFKTRGELVDELAARVGELHDYDVPEIVAVPVLAGSPAYLEWVAEQTREARVS, from the coding sequence ATGACGACTCCGTACTCCGGCGCGTACGCCGTACTGACCACCACGACCGACAGTGAGGCCAAGGCCGACGAGCTGGCGGCCCGGGTGATCGACGAGCGGCTGGCCGCCTGTGCGCAGGTGTATCCGGTTCACTCGGTCTACCGGTGGGAGGGGAAGGTCGAGCGGGCGCGGGAGTGGCGGGTCGACTTCAAGACGCGTGGGGAGCTGGTCGACGAACTCGCGGCCCGGGTAGGTGAGTTGCACGACTATGACGTCCCGGAGATCGTCGCCGTTCCGGTGCTGGCGGGGAGTCCGGCGTACCTGGAGTGGGTCGCGGAGCAGACGCGCGAGGCGAGGGTTTCGTAA
- a CDS encoding GNAT family N-acetyltransferase, producing MTRVRQAVQDDVPELVRLRAMLFENLGGDFFNPESHENSEERDGGWRGELAVVLKEQVASESVRILVVDAGDGSGLAACGIGTIEQRLPGPHLRNGRIGHVIGVITDPAHRRRGHSRAVLEELLDWFRHQFVARVDLYASAEGEPLYRALGFDDLPDPALYWRP from the coding sequence ATGACGCGCGTGCGGCAGGCGGTGCAGGACGACGTTCCCGAGCTGGTACGGCTGCGGGCCATGCTCTTCGAGAACCTCGGCGGGGACTTCTTCAACCCCGAGTCGCATGAGAACTCCGAGGAGCGCGACGGGGGCTGGCGAGGTGAGCTGGCCGTCGTGCTCAAGGAGCAGGTGGCCTCCGAGAGCGTACGGATCCTCGTCGTGGACGCGGGCGACGGAAGCGGTCTCGCCGCCTGCGGCATCGGGACCATCGAGCAGCGGCTCCCCGGTCCACACCTCCGCAACGGCCGCATCGGGCACGTCATCGGCGTCATCACCGACCCGGCACACCGCAGGCGCGGACACAGCCGGGCGGTGCTGGAGGAGTTGCTGGACTGGTTCCGGCACCAGTTTGTGGCGCGGGTCGACCTGTACGCCTCGGCCGAGGGCGAGCCGCTCTACCGCGCCCTCGGCTTCGACGATCTCCCGGACCCCGCGCTGTACTGGCGGCCGTGA